One window of Catharus ustulatus isolate bCatUst1 chromosome 3, bCatUst1.pri.v2, whole genome shotgun sequence genomic DNA carries:
- the OPRM1 gene encoding mu-type opioid receptor isoform X2: protein MKTATNIYIFNLALADALATSTLPFQSVNYLMGTWPFGTILCKIVISIDYYNMFTSIFTLCTMSVDRYVAVCHPVKALDFRTPRNAKIINVCNWILSSAIGLPVMFMATTKYRHGSIDCTLTFSHPAWYWENLLKICVFIFAFIMPVLIITVCYGLMILRLKSVRMLSGSKEKDRNLRRITRMVLVVVAVFIVCWTPIHIYVIIKALVNIPETTFQTVSWHFCIALGYTNSCLNPVLYAFLDENFKRCFREFCIPTSSTIEQQNSTRVRQNTRDHASTANTVDRTNHQLELQEAETTPLP, encoded by the exons ATGAAGACTGCCACCAACATCTATATTTTCAATCTTGCATTGGCAGATGCCCTAGCCACAAGTACTCTGCCATTCCAGAGTGTGAATTACTTGATGGGAACCTGGCCTTTTGGTACCATCCTTTGTAAGATTGTCATATCCATAGACTACTACAATATGTTCACCAGTATCTTCACACTCTGCACCATGAGTGTGGATCGCTATGTGGCTGTTTGCCACCCAGTCAAGGCCCTTGATTTCCGTACCCCCCGAAATGCCAAAATTATCAATGTCTGCAACTGGATTCTTTCCTCTGCCATTGGCCTGCCAGTTATGTTCATGGCAACTACTAAATACAGGCATG gtTCAATTGACTGCACACTTACATTCTCCCACCCTGCTTGGTACTGGGAGAACCTCCTGAAAATCTGTGTGTTCATCTTTGCCTTCATCATGCCAGTCCTGATCATTACCGTGTGTTACGGGCTGATGATTTTACGCCTGAAGAGCGTTCGCATGTTATCCGGCTCCAAAGAGAAGGATAGGAACCTGCGGAGGATCACAAGGATGGTTCTCGTGGTGGTGGCAGTGTTTATTGTCTGCTGGACTCCCATCCACATTTATGTTATCATTAAAGCCCTGGTCAACATCCCAGAAACTACTTTCCAGACTGTCTCCTGGCACTTCTGTATTGCCCTAGGGTATACAAATAGCTGCCTTAATCCAGTCCTTTATGCATTTCTAGATGAGAATTTCAAAAGGTGTTTCAGAGAGTTCTGCATCCCCACTTCCTCAACCATTGAGCAGCAAAACTCCACCCGAGTCCGACAAAACACTCGTGACCATGCTTCCACTGCCAACACTGTGGATAGGACTAACCATCAG ttggAACTTCAAGAAGCTGAAACCACTCCACTGCCGTGA